In the genome of Daucus carota subsp. sativus chromosome 9, DH1 v3.0, whole genome shotgun sequence, the window CCGTAACATGGTGGATGCAATTCAAGGCATGGACCTCAGAAAAATTCCAACTTTCATATTATTATTGATGAGTGTATTGAGATACTTAAACATTTTGAGAAAGTTTTTGTGACCTTTGATCTTTGTGAATGAAGTAGCTCATGTGCCAGCGCAAGCTGCTTATTCTATGTCAGATTCAATAGAGTGGTGCACTGTTGCTCTAGATTTTATTTACAACCTTATTGCTGAAGATTATTAATATATGCaagtacaaatttttaaaaaaaaacctgaAAGTTTAGTGGGCAAGATGAATGTTACGATGACATATATTCATGAGGTGGGGTGTTATGAAATATAAGCCATAATTAAACTTAAGATTCTTTGGCCCGGAATTTACCACGCTTCTTAGACTCTTAAGCCAGTACACACCTGTGACTTATGATATGGATAACATTGCAAGTTCCCCACTTCAGTGCACACCACAAACAAGATAAAACAACAAACACCACAAACAATTGTTTGCCTTGTTACTCTTACTAGCCCCCCTCACCCTTCACAACTCCATTGCTGATTTTCTGTATCATAAGTAGAACATCTCACTACCAATATTATACTACTAGTATAACCAAGACATAAACTGCTACcacataaattaattatatatgggCAACTGTGCATCTTCCAAACGGATCGAGGCAAGTGTTGCCTCGGGTGCTTATAGACCTGCTCTGGACTTCGACATTAACAACATCCAAGAGCCATGGCGTACGGCACAACAAGACGAAGATGAGGATGAGGAGGATGTTGAGGATGAAATGAAGAAAGTGGCCTCATCCCCTGTAGCTTTAGACAAGCTCAACAGGTCCCTTGAAGCTGATCAAGAAGCTCCCCCTCCTACCTGGGAACAAGTCAAAAAAGACTTGGAATTCATCAAGCCCACGATCCAACCCACCATCCAGAAACCCACAGCAGTGATGCCCTCTAAGCCCACCTCCCCTGTTGCTCCCCTGCCACCCAAAAAGATCAAACGCAAGAGCTTCTCCTTTCACACGCTGGAGGAGCTCGATACCAGAAGGCCCTTACCAGAATCCGCCTCTGTGAGCAGTGGCTTGAGGAAAATTGAGTCCATGAACGATGTCAGCGGCTTGAGCTCGGTCAAGGCCGGTTTGAGGAAGACTAATTCAGTCAAGCAAGGTGGTAATTCGAGACCCGAGTCCACTGGGATAGACTCAGAAGGGTTCAAGCCGGTGAGACAGAATATTTTCTTGCTCAAGGATCGGATGGAGAGGCAAAAAGAAGGGAAGGAAGGCGGGTTCTTGAGGCGAGACCCGCTGAGTGATTACCCTGAGCTGTGTCCTCCAGGCGGAGCTGATTTAGTTGTCGTTTACACAACCTCATTGGGTGGCGTAAGGCGGACATACGAGGACTGTTACAAAGTGAGATCAATCCTGGAACTGCACCGCGTGGTATTCGATGAGCGAGACGTGTCGCTGCACGGGGATTTTCTGAGCGAATTGAAGGAGCTGGTGGGAGAAGGAGCTGGAGTTCCGAGGCTGTTTGTGAAGGGAAGGTATATAGGAGGAGTTGATGAGGTGGTGAACTTGAACGAGACGGGTAAGCTGAGGAGAATATGGAACTGGGTTGGGGTGGAGAGGGGGAGTGGACGGCAAGGTTGCGAAGGCTGCGGTGGAGCACGGTTCGTTCCTTGTTTGGACTGCGGTGGAAGCTGTAGAGTGGTTGTGGTTGTGGAGGGGAAGACTCAGAAGCAGAAGTGTCCTGAGTGTAATGAGAATGGTTTGATGCATTGTCCTGCTTGTTTGTAAAATGTAATATGCCTACATCTCATTAATCATTTCCTTGCCAATGCCAAATTTGTAATGTACCATAGTTTTGTTATGAATATTTGCCAGGAAACTTGATGCCCTGCATATTTGTCATTTGGTTGCTGTTAGAGTTCATCAGTTTATGTAGTGGAGTTTGctttaacttaaaataagtacttccgaacttcttttagcactttaaaTTACTTCTACTTTTTACGTGATGTTTGACAAAAGAATAAAACGTGATGtttattttgagttttttaaGCTATAAGTTGGAAGATaggaatattattttttcgGTTTATCAAACAATATTTTGTCTACTTTCTAGCAAAAAGATGTGGAATCTTCGTGTAACAGCAATGCCAAACAGCACATTAGTGATTTAcatttattatgaaattttgaatttttaatatgtaataaactttatttattaatacagtctcttttatttaaataatttgattattgtcctaatttataaatttaaataatcat includes:
- the LOC108200660 gene encoding uncharacterized protein LOC108200660, with product MGNCASSKRIEASVASGAYRPALDFDINNIQEPWRTAQQDEDEDEEDVEDEMKKVASSPVALDKLNRSLEADQEAPPPTWEQVKKDLEFIKPTIQPTIQKPTAVMPSKPTSPVAPLPPKKIKRKSFSFHTLEELDTRRPLPESASVSSGLRKIESMNDVSGLSSVKAGLRKTNSVKQGGNSRPESTGIDSEGFKPVRQNIFLLKDRMERQKEGKEGGFLRRDPLSDYPELCPPGGADLVVVYTTSLGGVRRTYEDCYKVRSILELHRVVFDERDVSLHGDFLSELKELVGEGAGVPRLFVKGRYIGGVDEVVNLNETGKLRRIWNWVGVERGSGRQGCEGCGGARFVPCLDCGGSCRVVVVVEGKTQKQKCPECNENGLMHCPACL